Within Mongoliitalea daihaiensis, the genomic segment GTGATTTTTAGTGCTGCATTCATTGATGAAGAGAAACAATCCTTTGAAATATAGCTAAAAAACCTAGATTCTTAAAAAACTTTATGTAATTATCCGCTTCCACTCGAGTCGCTAAGCAAATGAATAAATTGAGTGTATTTTCAGGCATCTATTGACTCTGATCGATTAACTGGAATGTATTTGGGTTATTTTAATTCTAGCGTAATTACGGATCATCAGATAACTTCACTCTGTTTCTTTAAGACAAAAAAATATTGTTTATCTTTCTACCTGATAGCGCTATTCTCTATGAACCATCTTACCATGCGATTATGGGTACTATTCTTGCTGCAATTCATTGCTAGTGTAACTTTTGGAGGTCAAGACAGTACCCAAGTCACCAAAAAAGAAAAGTCTATATCCATCGTTCCGCTGCCTGCTATTTCAGCCAACCCGACAGCTGGATTGATTCTTGGCATGGCTCCTTCCTTCAATTGGGTGATGGGCAACCCTGAAAGCACATCCATGTCCACCGCTATTGGGATGGCTTTGGTAACCACCAAGCGGCAGCTCTTTACTTCCTTGCGCTCCAATGTATTTCTTCGGGATGATTCATGGACATTGCTTACCGATTTCCGCTTCAATATCAATAATCAACCTTCCTTTGGACTAGGCAGTACACTCAATTTTGTTAGAGATTTATCCCCTCCAGACCTCTCCACTACAGATATTTTAGGAAAAGAAATGTTGTTTTTCAATCATTTCAGGGCATATGGCACAGCCAAAAAACGACTGGGGAACAGTAGATTTTTTTATGGCTTGGGCTTTCATTACGATGCTATGAGCAAAATTGATGTTCGAGAACAAAACTTTGAAGAACTGCCCGGTTTTTTTCAAGCCTATAACGAAGGCTTGGACATACCAACAGATGCTTTTCGACAGACAGGTTTCTCTTTGAATGCGGTCTACGATACCCGGGACAATGTGGCCAATACGTACAAAGGTAAATACTTGTTTGCTTCTTGGAGAGGCTTTTCTGAAGCCCTAGGAAGCACTTCTAATTCTGGACAGTTATGGGTCGAATACCGCGACTATTTAACACTAAACAAGGAAAGACCCCGGAATATACTAGCCTTATGGTCTTATGTTTGGACAGTTACTGGAGGAGATGTTCCTTATTTGTTTCTCCCAGCGGTAGGTTGGGATATGTTTTCCCGCTCAGGAAGAGGCTATACGCAGGGGCGTTTTAGAGGAGAAGATTTATTTTATACTGAGCTAGAGTGGCGATTTCCCTTACAACGGAAAAAAGACCGTTGGGGTGGAACCCTATTTGCTAACACCACAAGTGCGAGTTCGCGCACCCAAGACCTTGGAATCTTAGAAACCTTTCAACTGGGATATGGACTGGGCCTGCGCTACATGGTTCTTCCAAAAAAACGAATCAACATTGCCTTGGATTATGGTTGGGGAGCCGGCGGCGCTTCCGGAATTTTCCTGAATGTTAACGAGATGTTTTGATCAAAAATAATGTCTTTTCAATGAATTAATTGAACTTTTTTGATTCTATCTCGTATATTCAACAGAGTCCAACGCAGGGAGATTGGATATTAGATTTTGTTCCCGATCACTTAAAGGATGAAGGCAGAAGGATG encodes:
- a CDS encoding BamA/TamA family outer membrane protein, which encodes MNHLTMRLWVLFLLQFIASVTFGGQDSTQVTKKEKSISIVPLPAISANPTAGLILGMAPSFNWVMGNPESTSMSTAIGMALVTTKRQLFTSLRSNVFLRDDSWTLLTDFRFNINNQPSFGLGSTLNFVRDLSPPDLSTTDILGKEMLFFNHFRAYGTAKKRLGNSRFFYGLGFHYDAMSKIDVREQNFEELPGFFQAYNEGLDIPTDAFRQTGFSLNAVYDTRDNVANTYKGKYLFASWRGFSEALGSTSNSGQLWVEYRDYLTLNKERPRNILALWSYVWTVTGGDVPYLFLPAVGWDMFSRSGRGYTQGRFRGEDLFYTELEWRFPLQRKKDRWGGTLFANTTSASSRTQDLGILETFQLGYGLGLRYMVLPKKRINIALDYGWGAGGASGIFLNVNEMF